The Panicum virgatum strain AP13 chromosome 5K, P.virgatum_v5, whole genome shotgun sequence genome has a window encoding:
- the LOC120710231 gene encoding receptor-like protein 7 yields MALSSNGLCRHDERGALLRLKKGFRFDNALSELPSWQASSDCSTWQGITCGDAGTPDAQVVVSLDLADLTISGNLSSDLFALTSLRFLSLANNDFLGIPLPSDGFERLSRLTYLNLSDCGFVGQVPSSIARLPNLETLHLAGAFTWDTVQNQATPFLELKEHTLDTLITNLSSLQRLYIDYVNISVSDANNSSSRHSLRELKLSYCWVTGPIASSLVPKLRSLSKLILENCIFSHPMTNSFTGFEKLSSLLVFSLSNSGLMGTFPSSRIFSIKTLKVLDLSGNTMLHGELPEFMPGSALQSLLLSGTMFSRNIPESITNLHN; encoded by the exons ATGGCGCTCTCTTCGA ATGGCCTATGCCGCCACGACGAGAGGGGCGCTCTCCTCCGCCTCAAGAAGGGCTTCCGCTTCGACAACGCGCTCTCGGAGCTACCCTCCTGGCAGGCGAGCTCCGACTGCAGCACCTGGCAAGGCATAACGTGTGGCGACGCCGGCACGCCAGACGCCCAGGTGGTTGTTTCACTGGACCTCGCCGATCTCACCATCTCCGGTAACCTCAGCTCCGACCTCTTCGCGCTCACGTCGCTTCGCTTCCTTAGCCTTGCAAACAACGACTTCCTGGGGATCCCGCTGCCAAGCGACGGATTCGAGCGGCTCAGCAGGCTCACGTACCTCAACCTCTCCGATTGTGGCTTCGTCGGACAAGTGCCCAGTAGCATTGCCCGCCTCCCCAACTTGGAGACCCTTCATCTCGCTGGTGCCTTCACCTGGGACACTGTCCAGAACCAAGCGACGCCGTTCCTGGAGCTAAAAGAACACACTCTTGACACCCTGATCACCAACCTGAGCAGCCTCCAGAGACTATACATCGATTATGTTAACATTTCTGTTTCTGATGCCAATAATTCCAGTTCCAGGCATTCCCTCCGAGAGTTGAAGCTGTCATACTGCTGGGTTACCGGGCCTATTGCAAGTTCTCTTGTTCCAAAATTACGGTCGCTCTCAAAACTGATCCTTGAAAACTGTATATTTAGCCATCCTATGACGAATTCCTTCACCGGGTTTGAAAAATTGTCTTCCTTGTTGGTTTTTAGCCTCAGCAACTCTGGGCTGATGGGAACCTTTCCTTCATCAAGGATATTTTCCATCAAGACCTTGAAAGTGCTCGACTTGTCAGGAAACACCATGCTGCATGGAGAGCTGCCTGAATTCATGCCAGGCAGTGCTTTACAGAGTTTGCTGCTTTCCGGCACAATGTTCTCCAGAAACATACCAGAATCTATTACCAACCTCCAtaattga